In Synechococcus sp. CC9616, the following are encoded in one genomic region:
- the larB gene encoding nickel pincer cofactor biosynthesis protein LarB gives MSDARLDFQRRQRLGMVEAIWGQHKTADQIIAILRRFQDAEELALVTRVQPSKAAEVMNGVDGVVHHPESACLTLGPLPATLPIGAGVAILSGGSSDRAVVAEAALALRCHGIPVDEVMDVGVAGLHRLMDALPRLRSARVLIACAGMEGALPTVLAGLVPQPVIAVPVSVGYGVSEGGRAALDGMLASCAPGLMVVNIDNGYGAAMAALRILRGDLEQLLDP, from the coding sequence ATGAGCGACGCGCGACTTGATTTTCAGCGACGGCAGCGGCTCGGCATGGTCGAAGCGATCTGGGGTCAGCACAAGACCGCCGATCAGATCATCGCGATCCTGAGGCGGTTTCAGGATGCCGAGGAGCTGGCCTTGGTCACCCGCGTGCAGCCCTCCAAGGCGGCGGAGGTGATGAACGGGGTTGATGGGGTTGTGCATCATCCCGAGTCGGCTTGCCTGACGCTCGGCCCTCTGCCAGCCACGCTGCCGATCGGGGCTGGTGTGGCGATCCTGAGCGGTGGCAGCAGTGATCGAGCCGTGGTGGCTGAGGCCGCCCTGGCGCTGCGTTGCCATGGCATCCCCGTTGATGAGGTGATGGATGTGGGCGTGGCGGGTCTGCACCGACTGATGGATGCCTTGCCCCGGCTGCGCTCAGCTCGAGTGCTGATTGCCTGTGCCGGGATGGAGGGAGCCCTGCCCACCGTGCTCGCAGGTCTGGTCCCACAACCGGTGATCGCTGTGCCGGTGTCGGTGGGCTACGGGGTGAGTGAGGGCGGACGGGCTGCTCTCGATGGCATGTTGGCCAGCTGCGCGCCCGGGCTGATGGTGGTCAACATCGACAACGGCTATGGCGCCGCCATGGCTGCTTTGCGCATCCTCCGGGGCGATCTCGAGCAGCTGCTCGATCCATAG
- a CDS encoding DUF3611 family protein, producing MADRLDFQQLSAGLRRMGWIRFWIQLVLGTVVLGVLVFAAIGGSMVRNAARAVGLGTGISLTTLAFVVLLFSLWQGWLVVRTGRAIDSPARPTRGETARRIKRSLLADLLGLILALLGYQALAGPLFIQAASQTPGVQVDNLPITATEIVVVLGNAQALFAHLIGLCCSLWLLQRVYRTS from the coding sequence ATGGCGGATCGACTTGATTTCCAGCAGTTGTCCGCCGGACTGAGGCGGATGGGCTGGATCCGCTTCTGGATTCAGCTGGTCCTCGGGACCGTGGTTCTCGGAGTCCTTGTCTTCGCTGCCATCGGAGGCAGCATGGTGCGCAATGCCGCCCGTGCCGTCGGGCTGGGCACGGGGATCTCGCTGACCACGCTGGCATTTGTTGTTCTGCTGTTCAGCCTCTGGCAGGGCTGGCTCGTGGTCCGCACCGGGCGCGCCATCGACAGCCCAGCCCGCCCCACGCGCGGGGAAACGGCACGTCGAATCAAACGCAGTCTTCTCGCTGACCTGCTCGGTCTGATCCTGGCGCTGCTCGGTTACCAGGCTCTGGCGGGACCTCTGTTTATTCAGGCCGCCTCTCAGACCCCGGGTGTTCAGGTGGACAACCTGCCGATCACCGCGACGGAAATCGTGGTCGTGCTTGGAAACGCTCAGGCGCTCTTCGCCCACCTGATCGGACTCTGTTGTTCACTCTGGTTGCTGCAGCGGGTTTACCGCACCAGCTGA
- a CDS encoding phycobiliprotein lyase, which translates to MSDQPFPPEDPKAFLALCAGEWMSLRSSFELSEGDDDWHASEKGELKVSCDQKGEQSVGRLQVMPPSGHASTLEFSTDGRLAIHGGAEELTGLWRFWPDGSMELTLPQADGAMVQERIWFTRANLRLRSTTAVDAEGHPLQGSFCTDIRRVSKLAS; encoded by the coding sequence ATGAGTGATCAACCCTTCCCACCTGAGGATCCCAAGGCCTTCCTGGCGCTCTGCGCTGGTGAGTGGATGAGCCTGCGCAGCAGTTTCGAGCTCAGTGAAGGGGATGACGACTGGCATGCCAGCGAAAAGGGGGAGCTCAAAGTGAGCTGCGACCAGAAGGGTGAGCAAAGCGTCGGGCGACTGCAGGTGATGCCTCCCTCGGGACACGCCAGCACGCTTGAATTTTCGACGGATGGCCGACTCGCGATTCATGGCGGTGCTGAGGAGCTCACTGGCCTTTGGCGCTTCTGGCCCGATGGCAGCATGGAGTTGACCCTGCCCCAGGCTGATGGGGCGATGGTGCAGGAACGCATCTGGTTCACCCGCGCGAACCTTCGCTTGCGCAGCACCACGGCCGTGGATGCGGAGGGCCATCCTCTGCAGGGCAGTTTCTGCACGGACATCCGGCGCGTCTCGAAACTGGCCAGCTGA
- a CDS encoding bifunctional riboflavin kinase/FAD synthetase: MIPLCSPQDAKRPTALALGSFDGLHAGHRQVIERAIDGDCGVPTVVSFWPHPREVLFGEARLRLDLPSEKVELLEPLGIEQLVLVPFNKELAKLSAEAFIDQILCEALAAQRIAVGANFRFGHNREGDADKLQTLGAARGIAVDVVEIIEDEAGRMSSSRIRSALETGDLDTAKALLGRPFRFQGRVVRGRGLGRELGWPTANLQVDGRKFLPALGVYAAWVELDRTEGRLPAVMNLGPQPTVDPTSPSAVEVHLLDRSLELENRLLTVEPVLRLRGQKKFDGLDSLSQQIGRDADQARQCLQASAQTGVG; this comes from the coding sequence TTGATCCCCCTCTGTTCCCCCCAGGACGCAAAACGGCCAACGGCCCTGGCGCTCGGCAGCTTCGACGGTCTCCATGCCGGACACAGGCAAGTGATCGAACGCGCCATCGATGGCGACTGCGGCGTGCCGACCGTGGTCAGCTTCTGGCCCCATCCCCGGGAAGTGCTCTTCGGTGAAGCGCGCCTGCGTCTCGATCTTCCCAGTGAAAAAGTTGAGTTGCTGGAGCCGTTGGGCATTGAGCAACTGGTGCTGGTGCCTTTCAACAAAGAGCTGGCAAAACTCAGCGCCGAAGCCTTCATCGACCAGATCCTCTGCGAGGCGCTGGCTGCTCAGAGGATTGCCGTTGGCGCCAACTTCCGTTTCGGGCACAACCGCGAGGGGGATGCCGACAAACTCCAGACGCTTGGCGCAGCACGAGGCATCGCTGTTGATGTGGTGGAGATCATCGAAGATGAAGCCGGACGCATGAGCAGCAGCCGCATCCGATCAGCCCTCGAGACTGGCGATCTGGATACCGCTAAAGCCTTGCTCGGTCGCCCGTTTCGCTTTCAGGGGCGCGTGGTGCGTGGTCGCGGTTTGGGCCGGGAACTGGGCTGGCCAACGGCCAATTTGCAAGTGGACGGCCGCAAGTTTCTTCCTGCCCTGGGGGTCTACGCCGCCTGGGTTGAACTGGACCGCACTGAGGGTCGACTGCCGGCAGTGATGAACCTGGGACCGCAGCCCACTGTGGATCCCACCTCACCCTCAGCCGTGGAGGTGCATCTGCTGGATCGCAGCCTGGAGCTTGAAAATCGCCTGCTCACCGTGGAACCCGTCCTGCGCCTGCGGGGCCAGAAAAAATTCGACGGCCTGGATTCCCTCAGCCAACAGATCGGACGGGACGCTGACCAGGCACGCCAGTGTCTGCAGGCGTCTGCTCAGACCGGTGTGGGATAG
- a CDS encoding TIGR03792 family protein, with the protein MKRITAACLAMLVALILWASPVLASEFVVEMLRLDVPAAQREIWLEAEASTWQPWLERQDGFLGRDLYWDPSLEQGLLLIRWASRAQWKAIEADAVDQVQQRFDAAVNRTLGREVEAGSAFPLLEAAELLPQRLIGRSG; encoded by the coding sequence ATGAAGCGCATCACCGCTGCTTGCCTAGCGATGCTGGTGGCCCTGATCCTCTGGGCGTCTCCGGTGCTGGCTTCCGAGTTCGTTGTTGAAATGCTGCGGCTGGATGTTCCGGCGGCACAACGTGAGATCTGGCTGGAGGCGGAGGCGAGCACCTGGCAACCCTGGCTGGAGCGCCAGGACGGGTTTCTGGGTCGCGATCTTTACTGGGATCCCAGCCTGGAGCAGGGCCTGCTGTTGATCCGCTGGGCCAGTCGCGCTCAGTGGAAGGCGATTGAAGCTGATGCGGTGGATCAGGTGCAGCAGCGCTTTGATGCAGCGGTGAACAGAACCCTCGGGCGTGAGGTTGAGGCGGGCTCAGCCTTCCCTCTCCTGGAAGCGGCGGAACTGCTGCCCCAGCGGTTGATTGGCCGGAGCGGATGA
- a CDS encoding phytanoyl-CoA dioxygenase family protein: MLSLLTRTKSFRDPWVGHPMLNRRWQLHRRRVQLADSLCRWRRWLKPSHWKSLERDGFLVIPNLLPDPAFLALRNEVEEHLARANAAHPLPSNDQAGFQPKQPFPGGFDRYDGGTLNRFLHIDPEQLPCSAALSHDPRLSDCSRQVIGLPADHRKLDIYLTVHGEERRTPDLQKDLHRDTFFRALKFWIFLRPVTEQDGPFEMVPGSHRLTSARLRWEQATANAAIQHQQQPDVSGSFRIREQDLASLGLPPPVALTCPANTLVLADVFGFHRRGRALPGRERLSLYGWNRPYPFLPLSW, encoded by the coding sequence ATGCTCTCTTTGCTCACGCGCACCAAGAGCTTCCGGGACCCCTGGGTGGGGCACCCGATGCTCAACCGGCGTTGGCAGTTGCATCGCCGTCGGGTGCAGCTTGCCGACAGCTTGTGTCGTTGGAGGCGTTGGCTGAAGCCCAGTCACTGGAAGAGCCTGGAGAGGGATGGCTTCCTGGTGATTCCCAACCTGCTGCCGGATCCTGCCTTCCTTGCGCTTCGAAACGAGGTGGAGGAGCACCTGGCCAGGGCCAATGCTGCCCATCCGCTTCCATCGAATGATCAAGCTGGCTTTCAGCCGAAACAGCCCTTCCCCGGCGGCTTCGATCGTTATGACGGCGGCACGCTCAACCGCTTTCTGCACATTGATCCTGAGCAGCTCCCCTGCAGTGCAGCCCTCAGCCATGACCCTCGCCTCAGTGACTGCTCCCGTCAGGTGATCGGCCTGCCGGCAGACCATCGCAAGCTCGATATCTATCTGACCGTGCACGGCGAGGAACGTCGCACCCCCGATCTTCAGAAGGATCTCCACCGCGATACGTTTTTCCGGGCCTTGAAGTTCTGGATCTTTCTGCGTCCTGTGACGGAGCAGGACGGCCCCTTCGAGATGGTGCCGGGCAGCCATCGCCTGACTTCGGCCCGGTTGCGCTGGGAACAGGCCACCGCCAATGCGGCGATTCAGCATCAGCAACAGCCGGATGTCTCCGGTTCGTTCCGCATCCGTGAACAGGACCTTGCCTCCCTTGGTCTGCCGCCACCTGTTGCGCTCACCTGCCCAGCGAACACCCTCGTGTTGGCAGACGTGTTTGGTTTCCACCGCAGGGGGCGGGCCTTGCCGGGGCGTGAGCGCCTCTCCCTCTATGGCTGGAATCGTCCCTATCCCTTCCTGCCACTGAGCTGGTGA
- a CDS encoding thiamine phosphate synthase yields the protein MGCDTPADPRVARLIDANLDRAREGLRVVEDWCRFGLERTDLVKTLKDWRQRLGALHADSYKQARSTATDRGAGLSHPAQLDRRSPSAVVAANCGRVQEALRVLEEYARASDPALASEAAVIRYGLYDLEVTCLNASAGLQRRNRLQDCTLCLITTPTENLTEKVSAALRSGVSMVQYRCKQGEDRERLNEAIAVRDLCRSHGALFIVNDRVDLAMAADADGIHLGQDDMPAAAARALIGADRLLGLSTHSLDEVQGAMQAPVDYIGCGPVFSTAVKPDRAATGTALIQQAMANTTLPLFAIGGINSSNLSELMDVGCRRIAVIGAIMSASDPSAASLQLLKSLSSPHEP from the coding sequence ATGGGCTGCGACACCCCAGCGGATCCTCGTGTGGCCAGGTTGATCGACGCCAATCTCGATCGCGCCAGGGAGGGGTTGCGCGTCGTTGAGGACTGGTGCCGATTTGGGCTGGAACGGACAGACCTTGTGAAGACGCTCAAGGATTGGCGACAGCGACTCGGTGCGCTGCACGCCGACAGCTACAAGCAAGCCCGTTCCACTGCCACTGATCGGGGAGCAGGCCTCAGCCACCCTGCCCAACTGGATCGCCGCAGCCCGAGCGCCGTGGTGGCTGCCAATTGCGGCAGGGTTCAGGAGGCCCTCCGCGTTCTCGAGGAATACGCCCGTGCTTCTGATCCCGCACTCGCGTCCGAAGCCGCTGTGATCCGTTATGGGCTCTACGACCTTGAGGTGACCTGCCTGAATGCCAGCGCCGGCCTGCAACGTCGCAATCGACTGCAGGACTGCACCCTCTGCCTGATCACGACCCCTACAGAGAACCTGACAGAGAAGGTGAGCGCAGCACTCCGCAGCGGCGTCTCGATGGTCCAGTACCGCTGCAAGCAGGGAGAGGACCGGGAGCGGCTGAACGAGGCCATCGCTGTTCGAGACCTCTGCCGAAGCCACGGAGCGCTGTTCATCGTGAACGACCGTGTGGATCTGGCGATGGCCGCCGATGCGGACGGCATCCATCTCGGCCAGGACGACATGCCAGCCGCTGCCGCCAGGGCGTTGATCGGCGCGGATCGGCTGCTGGGACTGAGCACCCACAGCTTGGATGAGGTGCAGGGTGCCATGCAGGCCCCCGTCGACTACATCGGATGCGGCCCCGTGTTTTCAACAGCGGTCAAACCAGACCGTGCGGCAACTGGAACAGCGTTGATTCAGCAAGCCATGGCCAACACCACGCTGCCGCTGTTTGCCATCGGAGGCATCAACAGCTCGAATTTGAGCGAACTGATGGATGTCGGCTGTCGTCGCATCGCGGTGATCGGCGCAATCATGTCGGCATCCGATCCTTCAGCGGCGAGTTTGCAGCTGCTGAAGAGCCTGTCCAGTCCCCATGAACCATGA
- the trmD gene encoding tRNA (guanosine(37)-N1)-methyltransferase TrmD, with product MAPYRFDVVSLAPHCFDSLLQLGVLGRAFSAGIAELHRHNPRDFAVDRYRKVDDEPYGGGAGMVLKPDPVFAAVESIPRREQPRVLLMSPQGQPLQQRDCKRWARDHDQLLLLCGHYEGFDERIRSLADEEVSIGDFVLTGGELPAMTIINGVLRLLPGTVGTADSLVEESHSALLLEHPHYTRPAEFRGMAVPEVLRSGDHGLIATWRQQQRELRTQKRRPDLYARWQGETMGPDASEAMQLRIGNGYDIHRLVPGRPLILGGVSLEHPKGLGLDGHSDADVLVHAVMDALLGALSLGDIGKYFPPTDPTWKGADSLQLLEQVVALVGERGWRVANVDAVVVAERPKLKPHVETMRGNIAQRIGIAADAVGVKATTNEKLGAEGREEGISCHAVALLEKA from the coding sequence ATGGCGCCATACCGATTTGATGTGGTGAGCCTGGCGCCGCATTGTTTCGACAGCTTGCTGCAGCTCGGGGTGCTCGGGCGAGCCTTCAGCGCAGGCATCGCGGAACTGCACCGACACAACCCTCGCGATTTCGCCGTCGATCGCTACCGCAAGGTTGACGATGAGCCCTATGGCGGAGGTGCCGGCATGGTGCTGAAACCCGATCCAGTGTTTGCCGCGGTGGAATCCATTCCCCGTCGTGAACAGCCTCGGGTGCTGCTGATGTCACCCCAGGGACAACCTCTCCAACAGCGCGACTGTAAGCGCTGGGCCAGGGACCACGACCAGCTGCTGCTGCTCTGTGGTCATTACGAAGGCTTTGATGAGCGGATTCGTTCCCTGGCCGATGAAGAGGTGTCGATCGGTGATTTTGTGCTCACGGGCGGCGAACTGCCGGCAATGACGATCATCAATGGTGTGCTGCGCCTGTTGCCGGGCACCGTTGGCACGGCGGATTCACTCGTGGAGGAAAGCCACAGCGCCCTGCTGCTGGAGCACCCCCACTACACACGGCCTGCGGAGTTCCGAGGCATGGCCGTGCCGGAGGTGCTGCGCAGTGGCGACCATGGTTTGATTGCAACCTGGAGGCAGCAGCAGCGTGAGCTGCGCACCCAGAAGCGCAGGCCGGATCTCTACGCTCGCTGGCAAGGCGAGACAATGGGGCCCGACGCAAGCGAGGCCATGCAGCTGCGCATCGGCAATGGCTACGACATCCATCGTTTGGTTCCGGGCCGGCCGCTGATCCTCGGAGGCGTCAGCCTCGAGCATCCCAAGGGGCTTGGGTTGGATGGTCACAGCGATGCAGACGTGCTGGTGCATGCCGTGATGGATGCTCTGCTCGGTGCCCTGTCCCTCGGAGATATCGGCAAGTACTTTCCCCCCACCGATCCGACATGGAAGGGGGCCGACAGCCTGCAGCTGCTGGAGCAGGTGGTGGCGCTGGTGGGTGAGCGCGGTTGGCGTGTCGCCAATGTGGATGCCGTGGTGGTTGCCGAGCGGCCCAAGCTCAAGCCGCATGTTGAGACGATGCGAGGGAACATCGCCCAGCGGATCGGCATCGCCGCCGATGCTGTTGGTGTGAAGGCCACCACCAATGAGAAACTCGGCGCTGAGGGCCGCGAGGAGGGCATCAGCTGCCATGCGGTGGCGCTGCTTGAGAAGGCATGA
- the surE gene encoding 5'/3'-nucleotidase SurE — protein MRILISNDDGVFAEGIRTLATAAAARGHKVTVVCPDQERSATGHGLTLQTPIRAERANELYVPGVTAWACSGTPADCMKLALFELVEEKPDLVLSGINHGPNLGTDVFCSGTVAAAMEGTLEAIPSMAVSSACFQWRQFQAAADLAVEIAEQALEDAWPSNLLLNLNVPPCAREAMGPLRWTRLSIRRYNEQFSRRVDPRGRHYYWLAGEVVNDLESAGEGPRDWPSDVAQIDANAPSVTPIQPDLFWRGPLAALPELKLSGQLVR, from the coding sequence ATGCGGATCCTGATCAGCAATGACGACGGGGTGTTCGCAGAGGGCATCCGCACCCTTGCTACAGCGGCGGCAGCCCGCGGGCACAAGGTCACCGTGGTGTGCCCGGATCAGGAGCGTTCGGCAACCGGCCATGGCCTGACCCTGCAGACCCCCATCCGTGCGGAACGGGCGAATGAGCTTTACGTCCCAGGAGTCACCGCCTGGGCCTGCAGCGGAACGCCCGCGGACTGCATGAAATTGGCGCTGTTCGAATTGGTCGAGGAAAAACCCGATCTGGTGCTGTCCGGCATTAATCACGGACCCAACCTCGGCACCGACGTGTTCTGCTCCGGCACGGTGGCCGCTGCCATGGAAGGGACGCTGGAAGCCATCCCCTCCATGGCCGTCAGCAGCGCCTGTTTCCAGTGGCGCCAGTTTCAGGCGGCAGCGGACCTGGCGGTGGAGATCGCCGAGCAGGCCCTGGAGGATGCATGGCCAAGCAATCTGCTGCTGAATCTCAACGTCCCCCCCTGCGCCCGTGAGGCCATGGGGCCTCTGCGCTGGACGCGCCTATCGATCCGGCGATACAACGAACAGTTCAGTCGCCGGGTTGATCCGCGCGGACGCCACTATTACTGGCTCGCCGGCGAAGTGGTGAACGACCTCGAGTCCGCTGGCGAAGGCCCTCGCGACTGGCCCAGCGACGTGGCCCAGATCGATGCCAACGCCCCTTCGGTCACGCCGATCCAGCCTGATCTGTTCTGGCGCGGCCCCCTGGCAGCCCTTCCCGAGTTGAAACTCTCCGGTCAGCTGGTGCGGTAA
- a CDS encoding septal ring lytic transglycosylase RlpA family protein has protein sequence MRTHWRPQLFAAALIMLSVSGCATDQTSKQTAQDAEETTEVVQNSTTAQTSEAAPTTEANKSVETVDTAEVVEGKASCYCPGFYGNKTTSGDMLEKGTMTAAHSSLPMGTEVKVTRLDTGESVTVEINDRKPFKQGTVIDLAHGAAEALDIDDDGTASVSIEVLD, from the coding sequence ATGCGCACCCACTGGAGACCCCAACTGTTTGCAGCGGCCCTGATCATGCTCAGCGTCAGCGGCTGCGCCACTGACCAGACCTCAAAGCAGACCGCTCAAGACGCTGAAGAAACAACAGAGGTTGTTCAGAACAGCACGACAGCTCAAACAAGCGAGGCTGCGCCTACAACCGAGGCCAATAAATCCGTGGAGACCGTGGACACCGCCGAAGTCGTTGAAGGGAAGGCCTCCTGCTATTGCCCGGGCTTCTACGGCAACAAAACCACCAGCGGCGACATGCTCGAGAAGGGCACCATGACGGCTGCCCACAGCAGCCTGCCGATGGGTACGGAGGTGAAGGTCACCAGACTCGACACCGGTGAGAGCGTGACGGTGGAGATCAATGACCGCAAGCCGTTCAAGCAAGGAACCGTGATCGACTTAGCCCATGGCGCAGCGGAAGCCCTCGACATCGATGACGACGGTACGGCGAGTGTGAGCATTGAGGTGCTCGACTGA
- the thiS gene encoding sulfur carrier protein ThiS, whose amino-acid sequence MTLTLSVNGEQRVLEPTPDPACLSTVIPALGQNPALVVVELNGVIVPKGRWPTERVREGDTLEIVTIVGGGSYS is encoded by the coding sequence ATGACCTTGACCCTCAGCGTGAACGGTGAGCAGCGGGTTCTGGAGCCAACACCGGATCCGGCCTGTCTCAGCACGGTGATTCCAGCCCTGGGACAGAACCCGGCGCTGGTGGTTGTCGAGCTGAATGGCGTGATTGTTCCCAAGGGTCGCTGGCCAACGGAACGGGTACGGGAAGGCGACACTCTGGAGATCGTCACCATCGTTGGAGGAGGTTCCTACAGTTAA
- a CDS encoding DUF1517 domain-containing protein codes for MSANRRQSWHRRLLATVLLPLVIAGLCLIPAEPASAARGGRIGGGSFRAPSMPRSGGGYRSNYGGGYRGGYRGGGGFGFPFLIPIFGFGGGGLFGLLILMAIAGVLVNAIRGAGGGGAALNGYSEPVPAMPSKVNMIQVQVGLLASAKQVQEDLRALAASSDTSSSSGLQRLLQETTLALLRQPELWVYANSEDGTVPFSAAESTFNRLSMSERSKLQAEVTSNVGGQKLTESTLKASVGDADATNEFIIVTLLVASTAKAKLQGADTGEDLRQTLRILGSTSSSELLALEVIWQPEGRGDVLSAEELITAYPNLQHL; via the coding sequence ATGTCCGCGAATCGTCGTCAGTCCTGGCATCGCCGATTGCTGGCAACCGTGCTGTTGCCTCTTGTGATTGCAGGGTTATGCCTGATCCCTGCCGAACCTGCTTCCGCGGCGCGCGGTGGACGCATTGGTGGCGGCAGTTTCCGTGCACCCTCGATGCCGCGATCAGGCGGTGGATACCGCAGCAACTACGGCGGCGGGTATCGCGGTGGCTATCGAGGTGGCGGTGGATTTGGCTTCCCGTTCCTGATTCCGATCTTTGGATTCGGAGGTGGTGGTCTCTTCGGACTGTTGATCCTGATGGCGATCGCCGGTGTTCTGGTGAACGCCATCCGCGGGGCCGGAGGGGGCGGAGCAGCGCTGAACGGTTACAGCGAACCGGTGCCGGCGATGCCCAGCAAGGTGAACATGATCCAGGTGCAGGTCGGCTTGCTGGCGAGCGCCAAGCAGGTGCAGGAAGACCTGCGAGCCCTGGCAGCTTCGTCTGATACCTCCTCATCGAGCGGCTTGCAGCGCCTGTTGCAGGAAACGACCCTCGCGCTGTTAAGGCAGCCCGAGCTCTGGGTTTATGCGAATTCGGAGGACGGAACCGTTCCATTCAGTGCGGCTGAATCCACCTTCAACCGCCTGTCGATGAGTGAGCGCAGCAAACTCCAGGCGGAAGTGACCTCCAACGTTGGCGGCCAGAAACTCACGGAATCGACTCTGAAAGCCTCGGTGGGCGATGCCGATGCCACCAACGAGTTCATCATCGTGACGTTGCTGGTGGCTTCAACGGCCAAAGCCAAACTGCAGGGAGCGGACACGGGAGAGGACCTGCGCCAGACACTGAGAATCCTCGGTTCGACCTCCTCCTCCGAACTTCTGGCCCTGGAAGTGATCTGGCAACCGGAGGGCCGAGGTGATGTGTTGAGCGCCGAGGAGCTGATCACCGCCTATCCCAATCTTCAGCACCTCTAA